One window from the genome of Pseudomonas frederiksbergensis encodes:
- a CDS encoding LysR substrate-binding domain-containing protein — protein MSDNRWEGIDEFVAVAECSQFTAAAERLGVSSSHISRQIVRLEERLQTRLLYRSTRRVTLTEAGQTFLQHCQRLQDGREEALRAVGDLTSEPKGMLRMTCAVAYGERFIVPLVTRFMGLYPQLRVDIELSNRPLDLVHEGLDLAIRLGRLQDSRLVATRLAPRRMYLCASPSYLERYGRPHSVSELSRHNCLIGSSDMWQLEQNGREFSQRVQGNWRCNSGQAVLDAALQGVGLCQLPDYYVLGHLHSGALISLLEAHQPPNTAVWALYPQQRHLSPKVRKLVDYLKEGLAERPEYRG, from the coding sequence ATGTCTGATAACCGCTGGGAAGGCATCGACGAGTTTGTTGCCGTGGCCGAATGCAGCCAATTTACTGCTGCCGCCGAACGTCTTGGGGTGTCGTCTTCCCATATCAGTCGACAAATCGTACGGCTTGAAGAGCGTCTGCAGACACGCTTGCTGTACCGCAGCACCCGCCGGGTGACCCTGACTGAAGCCGGACAAACCTTTTTGCAGCATTGCCAGCGCCTGCAGGACGGACGCGAGGAAGCACTGCGGGCCGTTGGCGACTTGACCAGCGAACCCAAGGGCATGCTGCGCATGACCTGCGCGGTGGCTTATGGTGAACGATTTATCGTGCCGTTGGTGACCCGCTTCATGGGCCTCTACCCGCAATTGCGGGTGGACATCGAACTGAGCAATCGCCCGCTGGACCTGGTGCATGAAGGCCTGGACCTGGCGATTCGCCTGGGCCGGTTGCAGGACTCGCGCCTGGTGGCCACGCGCCTGGCGCCCAGACGCATGTACTTGTGCGCTTCACCCTCTTATCTGGAACGCTACGGCCGGCCCCACAGCGTGTCGGAACTGAGCCGCCACAACTGCCTGATCGGCAGCTCCGACATGTGGCAACTGGAGCAGAACGGGCGGGAGTTTTCCCAGCGAGTACAGGGAAACTGGCGCTGCAACAGTGGGCAAGCGGTGCTCGATGCGGCGCTGCAAGGGGTGGGTTTGTGCCAACTGCCGGACTATTACGTGCTCGGGCATTTGCACAGCGGTGCGTTGATTTCGCTACTGGAAGCTCATCAGCCACCGAATACGGCGGTGTGGGCGCTGTATCCGCAGCAGCGGCATCTGTCACCAAAGGTGCGCAAGCTGGTGGATTATTTGAAGGAAGGGTTGGCTGAGCGGCCGGAGTATCGGGGGTAA
- the ispD gene encoding 2-C-methyl-D-erythritol 4-phosphate cytidylyltransferase: MSIRLPAFWAVIPAAGVGARMAADRPKQYLQLGARTILEHSLGCFLDHPTVKGVVVSVAPDDPYWPTLACANDTRIQRVDGGEQRSDSVLNALLHLHEQGADDFDWVLVHDAARPNLARDDLDNLLHELANDAVGGLLAVPARDTLKRADKHGRVLETVDRSVIWQAYTPQMFRLGALHRALADSLVADALITDEASAMEWAGQAPRLVEGRADNIKVTRPEDLEWLRQRWANRR, encoded by the coding sequence ATGAGCATTCGTCTACCGGCCTTCTGGGCCGTCATTCCTGCCGCGGGCGTTGGTGCCCGTATGGCTGCCGACCGCCCCAAGCAATACCTGCAACTGGGCGCACGCACAATTCTCGAACACAGCCTTGGCTGTTTCCTCGATCACCCGACCGTCAAGGGCGTGGTGGTCAGCGTTGCACCCGACGATCCCTATTGGCCGACCCTGGCCTGCGCCAACGACACGCGCATCCAGCGCGTTGACGGTGGCGAACAACGTTCGGATTCGGTGCTCAATGCGTTGCTGCACCTTCACGAGCAGGGCGCCGATGATTTCGATTGGGTGCTGGTGCACGACGCCGCCCGGCCGAACCTGGCCCGGGACGATCTCGATAACCTGCTCCATGAGTTGGCGAACGATGCGGTCGGCGGCCTGTTGGCTGTCCCCGCGCGTGACACCCTCAAGCGCGCCGACAAGCACGGTCGTGTACTGGAGACCGTTGATCGCAGCGTGATCTGGCAAGCCTATACACCGCAGATGTTCCGTCTCGGCGCCTTGCATCGGGCCCTGGCCGACAGCCTGGTGGCGGATGCGCTGATTACCGACGAAGCGTCCGCCATGGAATGGGCGGGGCAGGCGCCTCGGCTGGTCGAAGGGCGGGCGGACAACATCAAGGTCACCCGGCCGGAAGACCTGGAATGGTTGCGCCAGCGGTGGGCGAATCGGCGTTGA
- the ftsB gene encoding cell division protein FtsB, with translation MRSPNWLFLVLLLLLAGLQYRLWVGNGSLAQVAELTQQIADQHAENEALLERNRVMDAEVMELKKGMETVEERARHELGMVKEGETLYQLAQ, from the coding sequence ATGCGCAGTCCCAATTGGTTGTTTCTCGTCTTGCTCTTGTTGCTGGCCGGCCTGCAGTACCGCCTGTGGGTGGGCAATGGCAGCCTGGCGCAAGTGGCCGAGCTGACTCAGCAAATTGCCGACCAGCACGCCGAAAACGAGGCATTGCTGGAGCGTAATCGAGTGATGGACGCCGAAGTGATGGAACTGAAGAAAGGCATGGAGACCGTCGAAGAGCGGGCTCGCCATGAGTTGGGCATGGTCAAGGAGGGCGAAACCCTCTACCAGTTGGCCCAATGA
- the eno gene encoding phosphopyruvate hydratase — protein MAKIVDIKGREVLDSRGNPTVEADVLLDNGIIGSACAPSGASTGSREALELRDGDKSRYLGKGVLKAVANINGPIRDLLLGKDPADQKALDQAMIKLDGTENKATLGANAILAVSLAAAKAAAQDLDLPLYAHIANLNGTPGVYSMPVPMMNIINGGEHADNNVDIQEFMVQPVGAKTFSEGLRMGTEIFHHLKAVLKARGLSTAVGDEGGFAPNLASNEDALKVISEAVANAGYKLGTDVTLALDCAASEFFEDGKYNLSGEGQVFTAEGFADYLKGLTERYPIISIEDGLDESDWAGWKILTDKIGEKTQLVGDDLFVTNTKILKEGIDKKIANSILIKFNQIGTLTETLEAIQMAKAAGYTAVISHRSGETEDSTIADLAVGTAAGQIKTGSLCRSDRVSKYNQLLRIEEQLNGKAKYNGRAEFRG, from the coding sequence ATGGCAAAAATCGTCGACATCAAAGGTCGTGAAGTTCTCGACTCCCGTGGCAACCCCACTGTCGAAGCGGACGTGCTTCTCGACAACGGCATCATCGGCAGCGCCTGCGCGCCGTCCGGTGCTTCCACTGGCTCGCGCGAAGCGCTGGAGCTGCGTGATGGCGACAAGAGCCGTTACCTGGGCAAGGGCGTGCTGAAAGCCGTCGCCAACATCAACGGTCCGATCCGTGACCTGTTGCTGGGCAAGGACCCTGCCGACCAGAAGGCCCTCGACCAGGCCATGATCAAGCTCGACGGTACCGAAAACAAAGCCACCCTGGGCGCCAACGCGATCCTCGCCGTGTCCCTGGCCGCTGCCAAGGCCGCTGCCCAGGACCTGGACCTGCCGCTGTACGCGCACATTGCCAACCTCAACGGTACGCCGGGTGTCTACTCGATGCCGGTGCCGATGATGAACATCATCAACGGCGGCGAGCATGCCGATAACAACGTCGACATCCAGGAATTCATGGTGCAGCCGGTTGGCGCCAAGACCTTCTCCGAAGGCCTGCGCATGGGCACCGAGATTTTCCACCACCTCAAGGCCGTGCTGAAGGCCCGTGGCCTGAGCACCGCAGTTGGTGACGAAGGCGGTTTCGCACCGAACCTGGCGTCCAACGAAGATGCACTGAAAGTGATCTCCGAAGCCGTGGCCAATGCTGGCTACAAGCTGGGCACCGACGTGACCCTGGCCCTGGACTGCGCCGCCAGTGAGTTCTTCGAAGACGGCAAGTACAACCTGTCCGGCGAAGGCCAGGTGTTCACTGCCGAAGGTTTTGCCGACTACCTCAAGGGCCTGACCGAACGCTACCCGATCATCTCCATCGAAGACGGCCTGGATGAGTCCGACTGGGCTGGCTGGAAAATCCTCACCGACAAGATCGGCGAGAAAACCCAACTGGTGGGCGACGACCTGTTCGTGACCAACACCAAGATCCTGAAAGAAGGCATCGACAAGAAGATCGCCAACTCGATCCTGATCAAGTTCAACCAGATCGGCACCCTGACCGAAACCCTGGAAGCCATCCAGATGGCCAAGGCTGCCGGCTACACCGCCGTGATCTCCCACCGTTCCGGTGAAACCGAAGACTCGACCATTGCAGACCTGGCCGTGGGCACTGCGGCGGGCCAGATCAAGACCGGTTCGCTGTGCCGCTCCGACCGCGTTTCCAAGTACAACCAACTGCTGCGCATCGAAGAGCAGTTGAACGGCAAGGCCAAGTACAACGGTCGCGCCGAGTTTCGCGGTTAA
- the kdsA gene encoding 3-deoxy-8-phosphooctulonate synthase, with translation MAQKIIRVGDIEIANDKPMVLFGGMNVLESRDMAMQVCEEYVKVTQKLGIPYVFKASFDKANRSSVTSYRGPGLEEGMRIFQDIKQAFGVPIITDVHEPDQAAVVAEVCDIIQLPAFLSRQTDLVVAMAKTGAVINIKKAQFLAPQEMKHILSKCEEAGNDQLILCERGSSFGYNNLVVDMLGFGIMKQFEYPVFFDVTHALQMPGGRSDSAGGRRAQVTDLAKAGMSQSLAGLFLEAHPDPDNAKCDGPCALRLNKLEPFLSQLKSLDELVKGFPTIETA, from the coding sequence ATGGCCCAGAAGATCATTCGCGTCGGCGACATCGAGATTGCCAACGATAAACCCATGGTGCTGTTCGGCGGCATGAACGTGCTGGAAAGCCGCGACATGGCGATGCAGGTCTGCGAAGAATACGTGAAGGTGACCCAGAAGCTGGGCATCCCTTACGTCTTCAAGGCCAGCTTCGACAAGGCCAACCGTTCGTCGGTGACCTCTTACCGTGGCCCGGGCCTGGAAGAGGGGATGCGGATTTTCCAGGACATCAAGCAAGCCTTTGGCGTGCCGATCATCACCGACGTCCACGAGCCTGACCAGGCCGCGGTCGTCGCCGAAGTCTGCGACATCATCCAGTTGCCGGCCTTCCTGTCGCGCCAGACCGACCTCGTGGTCGCGATGGCCAAGACCGGCGCGGTGATCAACATCAAGAAAGCCCAGTTCCTCGCGCCCCAGGAAATGAAACACATCCTGAGCAAGTGCGAAGAAGCTGGAAATGACCAGTTGATCCTCTGCGAACGTGGTTCGAGCTTCGGCTACAACAACCTGGTGGTGGACATGCTCGGCTTCGGCATCATGAAGCAGTTCGAATATCCGGTGTTCTTCGACGTGACCCACGCGCTGCAAATGCCCGGCGGTCGTTCCGACTCCGCCGGCGGCCGTCGCGCCCAAGTGACCGACCTGGCCAAGGCTGGCATGAGCCAGTCCCTTGCGGGCCTGTTCCTTGAAGCCCACCCTGACCCTGACAACGCCAAGTGCGACGGGCCTTGTGCCTTGCGCTTGAACAAGCTGGAACCTTTCCTGTCTCAGCTCAAGTCGCTGGATGAGCTGGTCAAGGGGTTTCCGACGATAGAAACCGCGTAA
- a CDS encoding CTP synthase, which translates to MTRYIFVTGGVVSSLGKGIASASLAAILEARGLKVTMLKLDPYINVDPGTMSPFQHGEVFVTHDGAETDLDLGHYERFIRTTMTQNNNFTTGRVYEHVLRKERRGDYLGATIQVIPHITDEIKRRIIKGAGDADVAMVEIGGTVGDIESQPFLEAIRQLRFEIGAKRAMLMHLTLVPYIATAGETKTKPTQHSVKELRSIGLQPDVLICRSDHPIDISSRRKIAQFTNVEERAVIGLEDADTIYKIPGILHSQGLDDFVVERFGLQCASADLSEWDAVVDAKLNPEHEVTIAMVGKYMELLDAYKSLIEAMSHAGISNRTKVNLRYIDSEDIENQGTGLLEGADAILVPGGFGLRGVEGKITAVQYARENKVPYLGICLGMQVAVIEFARNVMGWKDANSTEFDRASGHPVVGLITEWEDATGAVEVRTESSDLGGTMRLGAQECLLEAGSKVHDCYAKDVIVERHRHRYEVNNNLLPQLIEAGLKISGRSGDGALVEVVEAADHPWFVACQFHPEFTSTPRDGHPLFSGFVKAALAQHQKKA; encoded by the coding sequence ATGACGCGCTACATATTCGTCACGGGCGGTGTTGTTTCTTCATTGGGGAAAGGCATTGCCTCGGCTTCATTGGCGGCCATCCTGGAGGCGCGGGGACTTAAGGTCACCATGCTCAAGCTGGACCCGTACATCAACGTCGACCCGGGCACCATGAGCCCGTTCCAGCACGGTGAAGTGTTCGTCACCCACGACGGCGCCGAGACCGACCTGGACCTGGGCCACTACGAGCGGTTCATCCGCACGACCATGACCCAGAACAACAACTTCACCACCGGCCGGGTCTACGAGCACGTGCTGCGTAAAGAGCGTCGTGGTGACTACCTGGGCGCGACCATCCAGGTCATCCCGCACATCACCGACGAAATCAAGCGCCGCATCATCAAGGGTGCCGGCGATGCCGACGTCGCGATGGTCGAGATTGGCGGCACCGTGGGCGATATCGAATCCCAGCCGTTCCTCGAAGCCATCCGCCAGTTGCGTTTCGAAATCGGCGCCAAGCGCGCGATGCTGATGCACCTGACCCTGGTGCCGTACATCGCCACCGCCGGCGAAACCAAGACCAAGCCAACCCAGCACTCGGTCAAGGAGCTGCGCTCCATCGGCCTGCAGCCGGACGTGCTGATCTGCCGCTCCGATCACCCGATCGACATCTCCTCGCGTCGCAAGATCGCCCAGTTCACCAACGTGGAAGAACGCGCGGTCATCGGCCTGGAAGACGCCGACACCATCTACAAGATCCCGGGCATCCTGCATTCCCAGGGCCTTGATGACTTCGTCGTCGAGCGCTTTGGCCTGCAATGCGCCAGCGCCGACCTGTCCGAGTGGGACGCCGTGGTCGATGCCAAGCTCAACCCCGAGCACGAAGTCACCATCGCGATGGTCGGCAAGTACATGGAACTGCTGGACGCCTACAAGTCGCTGATCGAAGCGATGAGTCATGCCGGTATCAGCAACCGCACCAAGGTCAACCTGCGCTACATCGATTCCGAAGACATCGAGAACCAGGGCACCGGCCTGCTTGAAGGCGCCGACGCGATCCTCGTACCGGGCGGCTTTGGCCTGCGCGGCGTGGAAGGCAAGATCACCGCGGTGCAATACGCTCGCGAAAACAAGGTGCCATACCTGGGCATCTGCCTGGGCATGCAAGTGGCGGTCATCGAGTTCGCCCGTAACGTGATGGGCTGGAAAGACGCCAACTCCACCGAATTCGATCGCGCCAGCGGTCACCCGGTCGTAGGCCTGATCACCGAGTGGGAAGATGCCACCGGCGCCGTCGAAGTGCGTACCGAGAGTTCGGACCTGGGTGGCACCATGCGCCTCGGCGCCCAGGAATGCCTGCTCGAAGCCGGCTCCAAGGTGCACGATTGCTACGCCAAGGACGTGATCGTCGAGCGTCATCGCCACCGCTACGAAGTGAACAACAACCTGCTGCCGCAGTTGATCGAAGCTGGCCTGAAAATTTCCGGTCGTTCCGGTGACGGTGCGCTGGTGGAAGTGGTCGAGGCTGCTGACCATCCATGGTTTGTTGCCTGCCAGTTCCACCCGGAGTTCACCTCGACACCGCGCGACGGTCATCCGTTGTTCAGTGGTTTTGTGAAAGCCGCTTTGGCTCAACACCAGAAAAAGGCATAA
- a CDS encoding acetyl-CoA carboxylase carboxyltransferase subunit alpha has protein sequence MNPNFLDFEQPIADLQAKIEELRLVGNDNSLNIGDEISRLQDKSRTLTEDIFGKLTSWQIARLARHPRRPYTLDYIEHIFTEFDELHGDRHFSDDAAIVGGVARLDDQPVMVIGHQKGREVREKVRRNFGMPRPEGYRKACRLMEMAERFKMPILTFIDTPGAYPGIDAEERNQSEAIAWNLRVMARLKTPIIATVIGEGGSGGALAIGVCDQLNMLQYSTYAVISPEGCASILWKTAEKAPDAAEAMGITAERLKGLGIVDKVINEPVGGAHRDPAAAAALIRAELSSQLSMLKKFDNEALLARRYERLMSYGL, from the coding sequence ATGAACCCGAATTTTCTAGATTTCGAACAGCCGATCGCCGACCTTCAAGCCAAGATCGAAGAGTTGCGCTTGGTCGGTAACGACAATTCGCTGAATATCGGCGATGAAATCTCTCGGCTGCAGGACAAGAGCCGCACGCTGACCGAAGATATCTTCGGCAAGCTGACCAGCTGGCAGATCGCGCGTCTGGCGCGTCATCCGCGTCGGCCCTACACCCTGGACTACATTGAACACATCTTCACCGAGTTCGATGAGCTTCACGGCGACCGTCACTTCTCCGATGACGCCGCGATCGTTGGCGGCGTTGCCCGCCTGGACGACCAGCCGGTGATGGTGATCGGTCACCAGAAGGGTCGCGAAGTGCGCGAGAAAGTGCGCCGCAACTTCGGCATGCCGCGTCCGGAAGGCTACCGCAAGGCGTGCCGCCTGATGGAAATGGCCGAGCGCTTCAAGATGCCGATCCTGACCTTCATCGACACCCCGGGCGCCTACCCGGGCATCGACGCCGAAGAGCGCAACCAGAGCGAAGCGATTGCCTGGAACCTGCGCGTCATGGCTCGCCTGAAGACCCCGATCATCGCTACCGTGATTGGCGAAGGCGGCTCCGGCGGTGCGTTGGCCATTGGCGTCTGCGACCAGTTGAACATGTTGCAATATTCCACCTACGCGGTGATCTCGCCGGAAGGCTGCGCCTCGATCCTGTGGAAAACCGCCGAGAAGGCGCCGGATGCCGCTGAAGCCATGGGCATCACCGCCGAGCGCCTCAAGGGCCTGGGCATCGTTGATAAAGTGATCAACGAGCCAGTGGGCGGCGCCCACCGCGACCCTGCTGCAGCCGCGGCGCTGATCCGCGCTGAGCTGAGCTCGCAGCTGTCGATGCTCAAGAAGTTCGACAACGAAGCGCTGCTGGCTCGTCGTTATGAGCGGTTGATGAGCTACGGTCTCTGA